DNA sequence from the Caulobacter segnis genome:
GACCATGACCGAGCCGGAAAAGCGCGCCTATCTCCGCAACGTCGTCGCCGCCCCGCACCCGCTGACCGACCTCGAGGTCGAGTTCATCGAGAACGACATCGACGCGGCCCTCGCCCAGGCCCGTCGCCTGGTCCAGGACGCCGACGAGCCCCTGGCCCTGCCGGGACACGGCTGATCCCGCTATAGTCGCGGCATGGGCCACGACCTGACCGCCCCCGCCGAACTGTCGTTCCGCCGCTACGGCGAGGGCGCGCCGCCGCACGTCCACGCCTTCGACCAGATCGTGCTGCCGCGCCGGGGCGTGCTGGAGATGGAGATCGACGGCAAGGGCGGCCGGGTCGATCCGGGCCGCGCGGCGGTGGTGCCGCCCGGCGCGCGCCACGCCTTCGCCGCCTCGGGCGAGAACCTGTTCGTGGTCGCCGACATCGGCGGGACCCTGATGAAGCCGTTCGTGGCCCTGCGCGAGCGGCCGTTCGCCCCGGTCACCGGCGCGGTGCGCGGCCTGCTGGACTATCTCGCCGGCGAGGTCCCCGGCGCGATCGAGACCGGAGTGGCCAGCCTGTGGACCCCGCTGCTGCTGCGCGGCCTGTCGGCGGCGCCGATCAACGTGGATCCACGCCTGGCCCGCGCCGCCGCGCTGATCGAGGCCCGCTTCGACCAGCCGCTCACCGTCCGCGACCTGGCCGGCGAGGCCGGCATGAGCCAGAGCCGGTTCTTCACGCGGTTCGCCGACGCCTATGGGACCACGCCCCACGGGGCCTTGTCCGACGCCCGGCTGCGGGCGGCGCAAAGGCTGCTTTCGGACACCACCCTCTCGATCGCCGAGATCGCCGTTCGCACCGGCCACGGCGACCAGAGCGCGCTGACCAGACGTATGAAGACGGTGCTGGGCGTGACGCCGGGGGCGTGGCGGAAGGGGCGCTAGGGAGCATCCGCCAAACCTCCGGGAGCTTTCGCCAAGCCGCCGCTGGTTCGCGGTGCTAAGCGGAAGGCCATGAACACCTCCCGCAATCTCCTCCTTGGCCTGCTGTGCGGCCTGGTCGCTGGCGCGTTCTGGGGCGGCGTGTTCCTGGCGCCGAAGCTCTTGGACGCCTTCACGCCGCTGCAGATGACGGCCGGGCGCTACATCGCCTATGGCCTGGCCTCGGCGGTGCTGCTGATCCCGGCCTGGCGGACCGTAATGGGCCGGATGGACGGCCGCGACTGGCGCGACCTCTTCCTGCTGAGCCTGCTGGGCAACCTGATCTACTATGTGGGCCTGTCGGTCTCGGTGCAGAGCGCGGGCGTGGCCCTGGCCTCGCTGATCATCGGCCTGCTGCCGGTGACGGTGACGCTCGTCGGCGCCCATTCCGGGAAAGGGAGGGCGGGGGAGGGGGTTCCGCTCCGCCGCTTGGCCGCGCCCCTGGCCCTGATCGTGGCCGGCGGGGTCTGCATCAACGTCTCGGTGTTCACGGAAGGCCACGGCGCGGGGATCGGCAAGCAAGTGGTCGGCGTGCTGGGCGCGCTGCTGGCCCTGGCCATGTGGACCGCCTACGCCGTC
Encoded proteins:
- a CDS encoding AraC family transcriptional regulator, with protein sequence MGHDLTAPAELSFRRYGEGAPPHVHAFDQIVLPRRGVLEMEIDGKGGRVDPGRAAVVPPGARHAFAASGENLFVVADIGGTLMKPFVALRERPFAPVTGAVRGLLDYLAGEVPGAIETGVASLWTPLLLRGLSAAPINVDPRLARAAALIEARFDQPLTVRDLAGEAGMSQSRFFTRFADAYGTTPHGALSDARLRAAQRLLSDTTLSIAEIAVRTGHGDQSALTRRMKTVLGVTPGAWRKGR
- a CDS encoding DMT family transporter: MNTSRNLLLGLLCGLVAGAFWGGVFLAPKLLDAFTPLQMTAGRYIAYGLASAVLLIPAWRTVMGRMDGRDWRDLFLLSLLGNLIYYVGLSVSVQSAGVALASLIIGLLPVTVTLVGAHSGKGRAGEGVPLRRLAAPLALIVAGGVCINVSVFTEGHGAGIGKQVVGVLGALLALAMWTAYAVWNARRLAATPKFNSHEWSLLTGVATGLLSLLLVIPAFGLGGKVHAPAAHTPEAWGWFWMVSFAVAIGASVIGNGLWNAASRLLPLSLSGQMIVFETLFALLYGFLHEGRWPRGLEAAAIALMLVGVLWSVRLHRPKVDLA